Proteins encoded within one genomic window of Formosa agariphila KMM 3901:
- a CDS encoding AAA family ATPase: protein MSGLVTRFRDDLKSNDFILLYAYNGTGKTRTSMAFKEKGKKKVKVKLKDNKGKVILDKKGKPKTEDTIVGDTLYFNAFTEDLFVWDNDLQHDTSRVLQMNSDSKFFNGFKELALDEKIFAYLERYATFDFDIDYDNWQIIFKKQIKNPKYNPKNPNNTEPEYSIEPNIKISRGEENIFVWCVFLTICELAIDAEEDSAYSWVKYIYVDDPVSSLDDNNAISVASDLARLLKRAVTKEIEDSGVKRIVEKNEDEKVKVVVSSHHSLFFNVMCNELKRFNHNRYFLHKNSEESHTLQKTDDTPFFHHVAILCELKQATKSGKVNTYHFNSLRSILEKTATFFGLDDFGKCIYGIDKDDVLFERALNLLSHGKYSIYDPVEMGEDNKDLFERILDAFLIKYQFNLPELLKK from the coding sequence TTGAGCGGTCTAGTAACTCGTTTTAGAGACGATTTAAAAAGTAATGATTTTATTTTGCTTTACGCCTACAATGGTACTGGTAAAACTAGAACCTCAATGGCTTTTAAGGAAAAAGGAAAAAAGAAAGTAAAGGTTAAATTAAAGGATAATAAAGGAAAAGTAATATTAGATAAAAAAGGAAAACCTAAAACTGAAGATACAATAGTTGGGGATACACTATACTTTAATGCTTTTACAGAAGACTTATTTGTTTGGGACAATGATTTACAACATGACACTTCCCGTGTTTTGCAAATGAACTCCGACTCTAAATTTTTTAATGGGTTTAAAGAATTAGCCTTAGACGAAAAGATATTTGCATATTTAGAACGTTATGCTACATTCGATTTTGACATTGATTACGATAATTGGCAGATTATCTTTAAAAAGCAGATTAAAAATCCAAAATATAATCCAAAAAATCCAAATAATACAGAACCTGAATATAGTATCGAGCCAAACATTAAAATATCTAGAGGAGAGGAAAATATTTTTGTTTGGTGTGTTTTCTTAACTATTTGTGAATTAGCCATAGATGCAGAGGAAGATAGTGCCTATTCTTGGGTTAAATATATTTATGTGGATGACCCAGTTTCATCGCTTGATGATAACAATGCAATTTCTGTTGCGAGTGATTTAGCAAGATTATTAAAAAGAGCAGTAACCAAAGAAATTGAGGATAGTGGTGTAAAAAGAATTGTAGAAAAAAATGAAGATGAGAAGGTTAAGGTAGTGGTGTCTTCACATCATAGTTTGTTTTTTAATGTGATGTGTAATGAACTTAAACGATTTAATCATAATCGCTACTTCTTACATAAAAACAGTGAGGAAAGTCACACACTTCAAAAAACAGATGACACACCATTCTTTCATCACGTAGCTATATTATGTGAACTAAAACAAGCTACCAAATCAGGAAAAGTAAATACCTATCATTTCAATTCACTTCGTAGCATATTAGAAAAAACGGCTACGTTTTTCGGGCTAGATGATTTTGGGAAATGCATCTATGGTATTGATAAAGATGATGTTTTATTTGAACGTGCTTTAAATTTATTAAGTCACGGCAAGTACTCAATTTACGACCCTGTTGAAATGGGTGAAGATAACAAAGATTTATTTGAACGAATACTAGATGCTTTTTTAATTAAATATCAATTTAATTTACCAGAACTGTTAAAAAAATAA
- a CDS encoding restriction endonuclease subunit S: MQQLFPAIGETKPQYRFPEFENDGDWEIKELKKLGKLINGLTYSPKDVRKQGLLVLRSSNVQNGRILLDDCVYVRTDINGANLSSPDDILICVRNGSKRLIGKNAIIPDGLPLATHGAFMTMFRANNPSFVFQLFQTESYKYQVKADLGATINSINGKNFIKYEFAVPKNPKEQQKIADCLSSADNLIHAQTTKIKNLKNHKKGLMQQLFPNINEVVV; encoded by the coding sequence TTGCAACAATTATTTCCTGCTATTGGTGAAACTAAACCACAATACCGCTTTCCAGAATTTGAGAATGATGGAGATTGGGAGATTAAAGAATTAAAAAAACTTGGTAAACTCATTAACGGTTTAACTTACAGTCCTAAAGATGTTCGTAAACAAGGCCTGTTAGTTTTAAGGTCATCGAATGTGCAGAATGGTCGAATTCTTTTAGATGACTGTGTTTATGTAAGAACAGATATAAATGGAGCAAATTTAAGCTCACCAGACGATATATTAATTTGTGTACGAAATGGTTCTAAAAGGTTAATTGGTAAAAACGCAATTATACCTGATGGTTTACCTTTAGCTACGCACGGAGCTTTTATGACTATGTTCAGAGCAAATAACCCAAGTTTTGTTTTTCAATTATTTCAAACAGAGAGTTATAAATATCAAGTAAAAGCTGATTTGGGTGCAACGATAAATTCAATAAATGGTAAAAACTTCATCAAATACGAATTTGCAGTTCCTAAAAACCCAAAAGAACAACAAAAAATAGCTGATTGTTTATCTAGTGCAGATAATTTAATACATGCACAAACAACAAAAATAAAAAACTTGAAAAACCACAAAAAAGGGTTGATGCAGCAATTGTTTCCTAATATAAATGAAGTTGTGGTATGA
- a CDS encoding restriction endonuclease subunit S domain-containing protein, which translates to MNKEKNIVPELRFSEFNSEYKNVGFSELGQIKIGLTHKPDYIESGIPFLSSKNISDGYIDFEDIKYISEEKFLGMPDSTKPKVGDILFTRVGSNLGNPIIVEEDIEFGIFVSLGIFRVNNNANNKYIRYWMDSEYFWKQVEQKVAGGAKMNLNTTWLKEFRLSIPTKKEEQKK; encoded by the coding sequence ATGAATAAAGAAAAAAATATAGTTCCTGAATTGCGTTTTTCAGAATTTAATTCTGAATATAAAAATGTAGGGTTTTCAGAACTTGGACAAATAAAAATTGGCTTAACGCACAAACCTGACTATATTGAATCAGGTATACCTTTCTTGTCTTCAAAGAATATATCTGATGGATATATTGATTTTGAAGATATAAAATATATCAGTGAAGAGAAGTTTTTAGGTATGCCTGATAGTACAAAGCCAAAGGTAGGTGATATACTTTTTACAAGAGTTGGTTCTAATTTAGGAAACCCTATAATAGTTGAAGAAGATATAGAGTTCGGTATTTTTGTGAGTTTAGGTATTTTTAGAGTTAATAATAATGCCAATAATAAGTATATCAGATATTGGATGGATTCTGAATACTTTTGGAAACAAGTTGAACAAAAAGTTGCTGGTGGTGCTAAAATGAACTTAAACACCACTTGGTTAAAAGAGTTTAGGTTATCTATTCCAACTAAAAAAGAAGAACAAAAAAAATAG
- a CDS encoding type I restriction endonuclease subunit R, giving the protein MTKEQQIEEELIRKLTDLKYTYRPDIRTKSALELNFREKFEALNRVKLTDAEFDKLLIEIINPDVFKSSNHLRKRNTFIREDDTPLHYTLVNIKDWCKNDFEVINQLRINTESSNHRYDVILLINGVPVVQIELKTLEISPNRAMQQIVDYKNDIGNGYTNSLMCYMQLFIVSNKTRTFYFSNNNNKHFAFNADEQFLPVYTLAKEDNYKINHLDDFTDKFLSKCTLGEMISRYMVLVETEQKILVMRPYQIYAVKAIVDCIEQDRGNGYIWHTTGSGKTLTSFKASTLLKDNDDIEKCLFVVDRKDLDRQTREEFNKFQEGSVEENTNTETLVRRMLSTDYSDKVIVTTIQKLGLALNQNSSRNLKRKEEKKVTYYDRLESLRDKRVVFIFDECHRSQFGDNHDAIKEFFPKAQLFGFTGTPIFEENATYKTIEGKTASYKTTKDVFQKELHAYTITNAIEDKNVLRFHIDYFKPEKKASVGDDLHKLAVTKAILEKHYKATDYKRFNALLATASINDAIQYYHTFKKLQAEKLQENQDYKPLQIACVFSPPAEGNKDIQQLQDDLNQEKEDNKVEPDKKKEALNTIIEDYNKQYNTNHRITDFDLYYQDVQQRIKNQKYTNADYAHENKIDVMIVVDMLLTGFDSKYLNTLYVDKNLKYHGLIQAYSRTNRVINDTKPYGNILVFRDQEEEVNKAMIRFSGAKIEKAKEIWLVDAAPKVIAKYKDAVEQLNQFMEAKGLDCSPSEVSNLKGDEARAGFINAFKEVQRYKTQLDQYTDLEEEQAETIEALLPTDDLRSFKSVYIDTAKRLQAEQNKQGDQAPEDVQQLDFEFVLFSSAVIDYDYIIGLIAKYTQDKPSKHKMTREELINLLGSSANLMDEREDIIAYINSLKVGAGLDEKEIRTGYQKFKEEKSAKEIQTIADKHSITVESLNSFINEIMNRMIFDGEKLTDLLEPLELGWKDRSVKEKGLMDDLVPLLNKLAQGREIAGLNAYE; this is encoded by the coding sequence ATGACCAAAGAACAGCAAATTGAAGAAGAATTAATCAGGAAGTTAACTGATTTAAAATACACATACCGACCTGATATTAGAACAAAAAGTGCTTTAGAATTAAATTTCAGAGAGAAGTTTGAAGCATTGAATAGAGTTAAATTAACTGATGCTGAATTTGATAAGCTACTCATTGAAATCATAAATCCAGATGTATTTAAATCTTCTAATCATTTAAGAAAAAGAAATACATTTATTAGAGAGGATGATACACCTTTACATTACACGTTAGTTAATATAAAAGATTGGTGTAAAAATGATTTTGAAGTTATCAATCAGCTTCGTATAAATACAGAAAGTAGCAATCATAGATATGATGTTATTTTATTAATTAACGGAGTGCCTGTTGTACAAATAGAGCTAAAAACCTTAGAAATTAGTCCTAATCGTGCAATGCAACAAATAGTAGACTATAAAAATGATATTGGTAACGGATATACCAATTCGTTAATGTGCTATATGCAATTATTTATAGTCAGTAATAAAACAAGAACGTTTTATTTTTCTAACAATAACAACAAACATTTTGCCTTTAATGCAGACGAGCAATTTTTACCTGTCTATACTTTAGCAAAAGAAGACAATTATAAAATAAACCACTTAGACGATTTTACAGATAAATTTTTATCCAAGTGTACCTTAGGCGAAATGATAAGCCGTTACATGGTGTTAGTAGAAACGGAACAAAAGATATTGGTAATGCGTCCCTATCAAATTTACGCAGTAAAGGCAATAGTAGATTGTATAGAACAAGACAGAGGAAACGGATATATTTGGCATACTACAGGAAGTGGAAAAACACTAACATCTTTTAAGGCTTCTACACTTTTAAAAGATAATGATGATATTGAAAAATGTTTATTTGTTGTAGATAGAAAAGATTTAGATAGACAGACAAGAGAAGAGTTTAATAAATTTCAAGAAGGTAGTGTAGAAGAAAATACCAATACTGAAACGTTAGTGAGACGTATGTTATCTACAGATTATTCGGACAAAGTAATTGTTACAACCATTCAAAAACTAGGTTTAGCATTAAATCAAAATAGTAGTAGGAATTTAAAAAGAAAAGAAGAAAAGAAAGTTACTTATTATGATAGACTAGAGTCCTTAAGAGATAAAAGGGTAGTATTTATTTTTGATGAATGCCACCGATCACAATTTGGTGATAATCACGATGCTATAAAAGAGTTTTTTCCAAAAGCACAATTATTTGGTTTTACAGGAACACCTATTTTTGAAGAAAATGCAACCTATAAAACTATTGAAGGAAAAACAGCATCCTATAAAACTACAAAAGATGTTTTTCAAAAAGAATTACACGCATATACCATTACCAATGCCATAGAAGATAAAAATGTATTACGTTTTCATATAGACTATTTTAAACCAGAAAAAAAAGCATCGGTAGGTGATGATTTACATAAGTTAGCAGTTACTAAAGCAATTTTAGAGAAACACTATAAAGCAACAGATTACAAGCGTTTCAATGCACTTTTAGCTACGGCATCGATAAACGATGCTATTCAGTATTATCATACGTTTAAAAAGCTACAAGCTGAAAAACTGCAAGAAAATCAAGATTACAAGCCTTTACAAATAGCTTGTGTGTTTTCACCGCCAGCAGAGGGTAATAAAGACATACAGCAACTTCAAGATGATTTAAATCAAGAAAAAGAAGATAATAAGGTAGAACCTGATAAAAAGAAAGAAGCATTAAATACAATTATTGAAGATTACAACAAGCAATACAATACTAACCATAGAATAACAGATTTCGATTTATACTATCAAGATGTGCAGCAACGTATAAAAAACCAAAAATATACAAATGCAGATTATGCTCACGAAAATAAAATTGATGTGATGATAGTAGTAGATATGTTACTAACTGGTTTTGATTCTAAGTATTTAAATACGCTATATGTAGATAAAAATTTAAAGTATCACGGTTTAATACAAGCCTATTCTCGTACCAATAGAGTAATAAATGATACAAAACCTTATGGTAATATTTTAGTATTTAGAGACCAGGAAGAAGAAGTAAATAAAGCAATGATTCGTTTCTCTGGTGCTAAAATAGAAAAGGCAAAAGAAATTTGGTTAGTTGATGCAGCACCTAAAGTAATTGCAAAATATAAAGATGCAGTAGAGCAATTAAACCAATTTATGGAGGCTAAAGGTTTAGATTGTTCACCTTCAGAAGTAAGCAATTTAAAAGGGGATGAAGCTCGTGCAGGTTTTATAAATGCATTTAAAGAAGTACAACGTTATAAAACACAATTAGACCAATATACAGACTTAGAAGAGGAACAAGCTGAAACCATTGAAGCCTTACTACCTACAGATGATTTACGTTCCTTTAAATCGGTGTATATAGATACTGCGAAACGTTTACAAGCAGAACAAAACAAACAAGGAGACCAAGCACCAGAAGATGTACAGCAATTAGATTTTGAATTTGTATTATTTTCTTCTGCGGTGATTGATTATGATTATATCATTGGTTTAATAGCAAAATATACACAAGACAAACCATCTAAGCATAAAATGACACGTGAGGAATTAATAAATCTGTTAGGTTCTAGTGCCAATTTAATGGACGAACGTGAAGATATTATTGCTTATATAAACAGCTTAAAAGTAGGGGCTGGTTTAGATGAAAAAGAAATTCGCACAGGCTACCAAAAATTTAAAGAGGAAAAATCTGCAAAAGAAATACAAACTATTGCAGACAAGCATAGTATTACAGTAGAAAGCTTAAATTCTTTTATAAATGAAATTATGAACCGTATGATTTTTGACGGTGAAAAACTAACAGATTTATTAGAGCCTTTAGAGTTAGGCTGGAAAGACCGTAGCGTAAAAGAAAAAGGATTGATGGATGATTTAGTGCCTTTATTGAATAAACTAGCCCAAGGGCGTGAAATAGCAGGATTAAACGCTTATGAATAA
- a CDS encoding Y-family DNA polymerase → MFALVDCNNFYASCERVFNPALNGKPIAVLSNNDGCVIARSNEAKALGIPMGAPAFEYKHLFLKHNIHVFSSNYALYGDMSSRVMSLLANFSPDIEIYSIDEAFLKFEGFQYFNLQEIGEIMRKQVIRGTGIPISIGFAPTKALTKVANKIAKKFTERTQGVYIIDTEEKRVKALKWTAIEDVWGVGRKHAKRLRALNINNAYQFTLQSDDWVRKHMSVIGLRLKHDLEGKPTLNLETPNTKKSIATTRSFEGMITDYAALQERVATFAVSCAEKLRHQNSHTNAVMVFLHTNGFRKDLPQYYRNVVIKTENPTNSSFDLIKTAHKALESIYKKGLHYKKAGVIVMNLTPEDQKQFSLFSHENPKHQPLMAIVDRLNASYGNNKVKFGSQSLGRQWKMKQERLSPRYSTHINDIIRVKV, encoded by the coding sequence ATGTTTGCCCTAGTCGATTGTAATAATTTCTACGCCTCTTGCGAACGCGTATTCAACCCAGCTTTAAATGGTAAGCCTATAGCGGTATTATCAAATAACGATGGCTGTGTCATTGCACGGTCTAACGAAGCTAAAGCTTTGGGTATTCCTATGGGGGCACCCGCATTCGAATACAAACACCTATTTTTAAAACATAACATTCACGTATTTTCATCCAACTATGCACTGTACGGAGATATGAGCAGTCGAGTCATGAGCTTGCTTGCCAACTTCTCTCCAGATATCGAAATCTACAGTATAGACGAAGCTTTTTTAAAGTTCGAGGGGTTTCAATATTTCAACCTTCAGGAAATAGGGGAGATTATGAGAAAACAAGTCATCAGAGGAACAGGTATCCCAATAAGTATCGGTTTTGCCCCAACAAAAGCTTTAACCAAAGTGGCCAATAAAATAGCCAAGAAATTCACAGAACGTACACAAGGTGTCTATATTATAGATACAGAAGAAAAACGTGTAAAAGCACTTAAGTGGACCGCTATAGAAGATGTTTGGGGTGTAGGTAGAAAACATGCCAAACGCTTAAGAGCATTAAACATTAATAACGCATATCAATTTACGCTGCAGTCAGACGACTGGGTGCGTAAACATATGTCTGTTATCGGACTTCGGTTAAAACACGACTTAGAAGGAAAACCCACTTTAAATTTAGAAACCCCAAACACAAAAAAATCTATTGCTACCACACGATCATTCGAAGGGATGATTACAGACTATGCTGCACTTCAAGAACGTGTGGCAACCTTTGCAGTTTCATGTGCCGAAAAATTACGTCACCAAAACTCTCATACTAATGCGGTCATGGTCTTTTTGCATACCAACGGGTTCCGTAAAGACCTACCACAATACTATCGTAATGTGGTCATCAAAACAGAAAACCCAACAAATTCTAGTTTCGACCTTATAAAGACCGCACATAAAGCGCTTGAGTCTATTTATAAAAAAGGCCTACACTATAAAAAAGCCGGAGTAATTGTTATGAACCTCACTCCAGAAGACCAAAAACAATTCAGTCTATTCTCTCACGAGAATCCAAAGCACCAACCACTAATGGCAATTGTCGATAGATTAAATGCGTCCTATGGAAATAATAAAGTAAAGTTCGGCTCTCAATCCCTCGGCCGCCAGTGGAAAATGAAACAAGAACGTTTATCTCCAAGATACTCTACACACATCAATGATATTATTCGAGTAAAGGTGTAG
- a CDS encoding LexA family protein has translation MQIRKLYQIKPITFFIPEYTSAIELPFVNGISAGFPSPADDFLDINIDLNKHLIKNPSTTFYGRVNGHSMKNVGIHDGDLLIVDKSLEPKDNKIAVCFIDGEFTVKRIKIEKDCVWLIAENEDYKPICVTADNDFIIWGIVINVIKYF, from the coding sequence ATGCAAATTAGAAAGTTATATCAAATTAAACCAATTACATTTTTTATACCCGAATACACTTCGGCTATAGAACTACCATTTGTTAATGGTATTAGTGCAGGATTCCCATCGCCTGCAGACGACTTTCTAGATATTAATATCGACCTCAACAAACATCTTATTAAAAATCCGAGTACGACGTTTTACGGTAGAGTCAACGGACATTCAATGAAAAACGTAGGCATCCATGATGGCGATTTATTAATTGTCGACAAAAGCCTGGAGCCTAAAGACAATAAAATAGCAGTCTGTTTTATCGATGGTGAATTCACTGTAAAACGGATTAAAATAGAAAAGGATTGTGTTTGGCTGATTGCCGAAAACGAAGACTACAAACCCATTTGTGTTACAGCCGATAACGATTTTATCATTTGGGGTATCGTTATTAACGTTATAAAATACTTCTAA
- a CDS encoding thioredoxin family protein, producing MGYEIYFRALFILPHDSSLSQMLDFTGWACVNCRKMEQNVWPEPEILNLLSNDVVLISLYVDDKRKLEADEIVDSQLKPGKKLKYIGQKWSEM from the coding sequence ATGGGGTACGAAATTTATTTTCGTGCCCTTTTTATTTTACCTCACGACTCAAGTTTATCACAAATGTTAGATTTTACAGGTTGGGCGTGTGTAAATTGTAGAAAAATGGAACAAAATGTATGGCCAGAACCAGAGATTTTAAATCTATTATCAAACGATGTGGTTTTAATCTCCTTATATGTAGATGACAAACGAAAACTGGAAGCAGATGAGATTGTAGACTCTCAGTTAAAACCAGGAAAAAAGTTAAAGTACATCGGGCAAAAATGGAGCGAGATGTAA
- a CDS encoding CehA/McbA family metallohydrolase — protein MKAKFYLYFICLFLFVVAPSCGQSLIESDTISLKPDYVLRGELSIDDYHTYVEVPFKLPEGVKRLTIKVSYTGKEERTTVDLGLLDPNNFRGWSGGSRSKITLSMEDATPGYLPGALPSGYWKLLLGIPNIRENVVSQYEALIFLESEPRVTEFLDTPINTKAGWYHGDLHMHTGNSDGKCLSQSGNKIPCPVYRTVEAAVNRDLDFIAVTEHNATSHANALRELQPAFDEILLVAGREITTFYGHANIFGPTGYIDFRMRDSSAAEATKWMDKVNKLGGIVSINHAGVPSGEDCMGCGWQIKDLPRATITAIEIINGGTLKKTGSSEITYQGWEQWYKMLNNGERITAIGGSDDHSGTADSEVLGSIGSPTTVVFMKELSAKGMIEGIRDGRVYIDIEGNKERFLDFKAKVNNNEAKMGEVLNVNSTKEIQLSVSVKGVDGASLEFVVDGEIESELIQRNNNIKENNHIVWRYDTKPNWILVKVRDKKGNLILVSNPIYFE, from the coding sequence ATGAAAGCTAAGTTTTATTTGTACTTTATATGCTTATTTCTATTTGTTGTGGCACCTAGTTGTGGACAGTCTCTAATAGAAAGTGATACAATTTCTTTAAAACCAGATTATGTATTACGGGGTGAGTTATCAATAGATGATTATCATACATATGTCGAAGTCCCTTTTAAACTACCGGAGGGTGTTAAGCGTTTAACCATTAAGGTGAGTTATACAGGAAAGGAAGAACGTACTACAGTAGACCTTGGACTTTTAGATCCAAATAATTTTAGAGGTTGGAGCGGTGGATCAAGAAGCAAAATAACATTAAGTATGGAAGATGCAACCCCTGGTTACTTACCAGGGGCTTTGCCTTCAGGTTATTGGAAATTACTTCTAGGTATTCCTAATATTCGTGAAAATGTAGTTTCACAATACGAAGCTCTTATTTTTTTAGAAAGCGAACCCCGTGTTACAGAATTTTTAGACACACCTATCAATACTAAAGCAGGTTGGTATCACGGAGATTTGCATATGCATACCGGTAATAGTGATGGTAAATGTTTATCCCAGTCTGGAAATAAAATTCCTTGCCCTGTATATCGTACTGTTGAAGCTGCAGTTAATAGAGATTTAGATTTTATAGCTGTTACAGAACATAATGCAACATCTCATGCTAATGCTTTACGTGAACTACAGCCTGCCTTCGACGAGATATTATTGGTAGCTGGCCGAGAAATTACAACTTTTTATGGGCATGCTAACATCTTTGGTCCTACAGGTTATATTGACTTTAGAATGCGTGATTCATCGGCTGCAGAGGCAACTAAATGGATGGATAAAGTAAATAAATTAGGAGGTATTGTGTCTATTAATCATGCAGGAGTTCCTTCCGGCGAAGATTGTATGGGATGTGGTTGGCAAATAAAAGACTTACCAAGAGCTACTATCACTGCTATAGAAATTATAAACGGAGGTACTTTGAAAAAAACAGGTTCATCAGAAATTACTTATCAGGGATGGGAGCAATGGTATAAAATGCTGAATAATGGTGAACGTATTACAGCTATAGGAGGAAGTGATGATCATAGTGGAACAGCAGATTCAGAGGTTTTAGGATCTATTGGTTCTCCAACTACAGTTGTATTTATGAAAGAACTTTCTGCTAAAGGAATGATTGAAGGTATTCGTGATGGCCGAGTTTATATCGATATTGAAGGTAACAAAGAAAGGTTTTTAGATTTTAAAGCTAAGGTTAATAATAATGAAGCTAAAATGGGAGAAGTTCTTAACGTTAATTCAACGAAAGAAATTCAGTTATCAGTTTCTGTAAAAGGTGTTGACGGGGCAAGCCTTGAATTCGTTGTAGATGGCGAAATAGAGTCAGAATTGATACAAAGAAATAATAACATAAAAGAAAATAACCACATAGTGTGGAGATATGATACAAAACCAAATTGGATCCTTGTAAAAGTTCGAGATAAAAAAGGAAATCTTATTCTTGTTAGTAACCCGATATACTTCGAGTAG